In Pseudomonas alcaliphila JAB1, a single window of DNA contains:
- a CDS encoding TonB-dependent receptor has protein sequence MQHLLRLCSLPFALLLGGVAMASESPVDLPAVTVQAHAAEEGESDLHTPTTSGSRLELSALQTPASTSSLSGAEVRGRNNLTVQDAVTRTPGISSIGSPGNGGTALSARGFTGHAATMQLYDGTRQYVGAGTVTFPVDTWSIARIDVLRGPASVLYGEGATGAVINVVPKKPFAGEIRNQLRLGYGSDDHRQAALDSGGSLSDELSYRFNINQQASNGWVDRGDSDSLALSAALRWDAHDDLSFTLSHDHGDQSPERYLGTPLVAGKYRESIRERNYNVANADIRYNDQITRLVSDWRINDALSASNQLYYIKTRRYWRNAETYRWQPGDLINRSRFYEIKHTQEQVGDRQTFTLDHTLFGLDSRTVVGVDYNRIHFARQHDFASSFSDSVPLAGSGGGQYQSTDPLGYGPRERNLARQFSLFAENRTQLTERLSLVTGVRRDQVHLQRDNLIDGSSADRSLSGDNWRVGLVYALTPELSLYGQYATSTEGVNNLLTLSPSQQQFDLSEARQSEIGLKQLFWNGQGEWTLAAYHIVKKKLLSRETPASPNEQIGQQSSDGLEATLELALDHGWQVSANAAFVRAEYDDFVEGGGDRSGNRPSNVPRRTANLWLNKALGSGVDVGMGARYVDARYADAANQIEVPGYTLVDATIGWQALPDVRLGLELNNLFDRQYATTASSDGEQWYLGAPRSFFVTADYSF, from the coding sequence GTGCAGCACCTTCTACGCCTCTGCTCCCTGCCATTCGCGCTGCTGCTTGGCGGTGTGGCCATGGCCAGCGAATCTCCAGTCGATCTCCCTGCCGTCACCGTCCAGGCGCACGCTGCCGAGGAAGGCGAGAGCGATCTGCATACACCTACTACGTCCGGCTCACGCCTGGAGCTTTCGGCGCTGCAAACGCCGGCCAGCACCAGCAGCCTGAGCGGCGCCGAGGTACGTGGGCGCAACAACCTCACGGTGCAGGACGCGGTTACCCGCACGCCGGGTATCAGCAGCATCGGTTCGCCCGGCAATGGCGGCACCGCGCTGTCGGCGCGCGGCTTCACTGGCCATGCGGCGACCATGCAGCTGTACGACGGCACCCGTCAGTACGTCGGCGCCGGCACCGTGACCTTCCCGGTGGACACCTGGTCGATAGCGCGCATCGACGTGCTGCGCGGCCCGGCCTCGGTGCTCTATGGTGAGGGCGCCACCGGTGCGGTGATCAATGTGGTGCCGAAGAAGCCCTTCGCCGGCGAGATACGCAACCAGCTGCGCCTCGGTTATGGCAGCGACGACCACCGCCAGGCTGCGCTGGACAGCGGCGGTTCGCTGAGTGACGAACTGAGCTACCGCTTCAATATCAATCAGCAGGCCAGCAATGGCTGGGTCGACCGGGGTGATTCGGACAGCCTGGCGCTCAGCGCCGCCCTGCGCTGGGACGCCCATGACGACCTGAGCTTCACCCTGTCCCACGATCATGGCGATCAGAGCCCCGAGCGCTATCTGGGTACGCCGCTGGTGGCCGGCAAGTACCGCGAAAGCATCCGCGAACGTAACTACAACGTCGCCAATGCCGACATTCGCTACAACGACCAGATCACCCGTCTGGTAAGCGACTGGCGCATCAACGACGCGCTCAGTGCCAGCAACCAGCTCTACTACATCAAGACCCGGCGCTACTGGCGCAACGCCGAGACCTACCGTTGGCAACCGGGCGACCTGATCAACCGCAGCAGGTTCTACGAGATCAAGCACACTCAGGAACAAGTCGGCGACCGCCAGACCTTCACCCTCGATCACACCCTGTTCGGCCTCGATAGCCGCACGGTGGTCGGTGTGGATTACAACCGCATCCACTTCGCCCGCCAGCACGATTTCGCCAGCAGCTTCAGCGACAGCGTGCCGCTGGCCGGCTCCGGCGGCGGTCAGTACCAGAGCACCGACCCGCTCGGCTACGGCCCGCGCGAGCGCAACCTGGCGCGGCAGTTCTCGCTGTTCGCCGAGAACCGCACCCAGCTGACCGAGCGCCTGTCGCTGGTCACCGGGGTGCGCCGGGATCAGGTGCATCTGCAGCGCGACAACCTGATCGATGGCAGCAGCGCCGACCGCAGCCTGAGTGGCGACAACTGGCGCGTCGGTCTGGTCTATGCCCTGACCCCGGAGCTGTCGCTGTATGGCCAGTACGCCACCAGTACCGAAGGGGTGAACAACCTGCTGACCCTCAGCCCGAGCCAGCAGCAGTTCGACCTCAGCGAAGCCAGGCAGAGCGAAATCGGCCTCAAGCAGCTGTTCTGGAATGGCCAGGGCGAATGGACGCTGGCGGCCTACCATATCGTCAAGAAGAAGCTGCTCAGCCGCGAAACCCCGGCTTCGCCCAACGAGCAGATCGGCCAGCAGTCCTCGGACGGCCTGGAGGCCACGCTGGAGCTGGCCCTGGACCACGGTTGGCAGGTGTCGGCCAACGCCGCATTCGTGCGCGCCGAATACGACGACTTCGTCGAAGGCGGTGGTGACCGTAGCGGCAATCGGCCGAGTAACGTGCCGCGGCGCACCGCCAACCTGTGGCTGAACAAGGCGCTCGGCAGCGGGGTGGATGTCGGCATGGGCGCGCGTTACGTCGACGCCCGCTACGCCGATGCGGCCAACCAGATCGAGGTGCCCGGCTACACCCTGGTCGACGCCACTATCGGCTGGCAGGCATTGCCGGACGTGCGCCTGGGCCTGGAGCTGAACAACCTGTTCGACCGCCAGTACGCCACCACCGCCAGCAGCGACGGCGAGCAGTGGTATCTGGGGGCGCCGCGTTCGTTCTTCGTCACCGCGGATTACAGCTTCTGA
- a CDS encoding (2Fe-2S) ferredoxin domain-containing protein — protein MSQPPYARVLFIGPGLGRGASSERLQQRIEALLGEAHLHDSEQDGFWRAIDEAPRPLLVVDLEPRADAAHRDWLRERIAERGDGAQVFVVCTALEDTWLDGLSALLTHREAHLSCSDVPPVPAHHAWSQIPPHAQRLLLCNGPRCTRKGALGLWKTLRQRLKSAGKLECEGGVHITRSQCQFPCDLGPTASLYPQGEWYGIKDEAAVIRLVDERLVAGRALPELRIDEQGNN, from the coding sequence ATGAGCCAACCCCCTTACGCCCGCGTTCTGTTTATCGGCCCCGGCCTGGGTCGTGGGGCATCGTCCGAGCGTCTGCAGCAGCGCATTGAAGCGTTGCTCGGCGAGGCGCATCTGCATGACAGCGAGCAGGATGGCTTCTGGCGGGCCATCGATGAGGCGCCGCGACCGCTGCTGGTGGTCGATCTGGAGCCGCGCGCCGATGCTGCGCACCGTGATTGGCTGCGCGAGCGCATCGCCGAACGCGGCGACGGAGCCCAGGTGTTCGTGGTCTGCACGGCGCTGGAGGACACCTGGCTCGATGGCCTGAGCGCACTGCTGACGCATCGCGAAGCGCATCTGTCCTGCAGTGACGTGCCGCCCGTTCCTGCGCATCACGCCTGGTCGCAGATCCCACCACATGCGCAGCGCTTGCTGCTGTGCAATGGCCCGCGCTGCACGCGCAAGGGTGCGCTGGGCCTGTGGAAAACCCTGCGCCAGCGGCTCAAGAGCGCCGGCAAGCTGGAGTGCGAGGGCGGTGTGCATATCACCCGCAGCCAGTGCCAGTTCCCCTGCGACCTGGGCCCGACCGCGAGCCTTTATCCACAGGGCGAGTGGTACGGCATCAAGGACGAGGCGGCGGTGATCCGTCTGGTCGATGAGCGCCTGGTAGCGGGCAGGGCGTTGCCGGAGTTGCGTATCGATGAGCAGGGCAACAATTAG
- a CDS encoding cobalt-precorrin-6A reductase: MSARILLLGGTTEALRLARRLGPETIYSLAGLGRVPDDLACRVRVGGFGGAEGLAAFIDREGIELLLDLTHPYAAQISQNAAHAAELTGVPCWALRRPGWQPGAGDDWREVEGWDELTRALAPFERPFFTSGREPLAHLHEIPAHQHWTVRCLQAEPALPRAEVIGARGPFSLDEERALFARLRCDVLVSKNSGSASTEPKLQVARELGLPVLLLRRPQLPAVTREFAELDALYEALSLSGG, from the coding sequence GTGAGCGCACGCATCCTGTTGCTCGGTGGCACCACCGAGGCGCTGCGTCTGGCGCGTCGACTGGGGCCGGAAACCATCTACAGCCTGGCCGGCCTTGGTCGGGTGCCGGATGACCTGGCCTGCCGCGTGCGCGTCGGCGGCTTTGGCGGTGCCGAAGGTCTGGCGGCCTTTATCGACCGCGAAGGCATCGAGTTGCTGCTGGATCTGACCCACCCCTATGCGGCGCAGATCAGCCAAAACGCGGCCCACGCTGCAGAACTGACGGGCGTGCCATGCTGGGCATTGCGTCGCCCTGGCTGGCAACCCGGCGCGGGTGACGACTGGCGCGAGGTGGAAGGCTGGGATGAACTGACCCGTGCACTGGCGCCTTTTGAGCGGCCGTTTTTCACCTCCGGCCGCGAGCCGCTGGCGCATTTGCACGAGATTCCCGCGCACCAGCACTGGACGGTGCGCTGCCTGCAGGCCGAGCCGGCACTGCCGCGCGCAGAGGTGATTGGCGCCCGCGGGCCGTTCTCGCTGGACGAGGAACGCGCGCTGTTCGCGCGCCTGCGCTGCGACGTGCTGGTGAGCAAGAACAGCGGCAGCGCCTCCACCGAGCCGAAATTGCAGGTCGCCCGTGAGCTTGGATTGCCGGTTTTGCTGTTGCGTCGCCCGCAGTTGCCGGCAGTAACGCGTGAGTTCGCGGAGTTGGACGCTCTCTACGAGGCGCTGTCCTTGTCGGGCGGGTGA
- a CDS encoding ABC transporter ATP-binding protein has protein sequence MTPRLRIQALAWSPDGQRPLLDGIDLDVGDGELLGLIGPNGSGKTSLLRCAYRFQRPSAGQVKLDGEALWQRPPRWSAQRVAVVLQEFPQDFGLRVHEVAAMGRTPHKGLFDGDDAEDRRLVDQALARVGLSGLAQQPFACLSGGEKQRALLARALVQQPQVLILDEPTNHLDPRYQLELLGQIKALGLATLASFHDLNLAAAFCDRLCVLDQGRLVAIGTPAEVLTAELLQQVFGVQALVDTHPLAGHPRITWIV, from the coding sequence ATGACTCCGCGTTTGCGTATTCAGGCGCTGGCCTGGTCGCCCGACGGCCAGCGTCCGCTGCTCGACGGCATCGACCTGGACGTCGGCGATGGCGAGCTGCTGGGGCTGATCGGCCCCAACGGCAGCGGCAAGACCAGCCTGCTGCGCTGTGCCTATCGCTTCCAGCGGCCCAGCGCCGGCCAGGTCAAGCTGGACGGCGAGGCGCTGTGGCAGCGCCCGCCGCGCTGGAGTGCGCAGCGCGTGGCCGTGGTGCTGCAGGAATTTCCGCAGGACTTCGGCCTGCGCGTGCACGAGGTGGCGGCCATGGGCCGTACGCCGCACAAGGGGCTGTTCGATGGCGACGATGCCGAGGATCGGCGCCTGGTGGATCAGGCGCTGGCCCGTGTCGGTTTGAGCGGCCTGGCGCAGCAGCCATTCGCCTGCCTCTCGGGTGGCGAGAAGCAGCGCGCGCTGCTCGCCCGTGCCCTGGTGCAGCAACCGCAAGTGCTGATCCTCGACGAGCCGACCAACCACCTCGACCCGCGCTACCAGCTCGAACTGCTCGGACAGATCAAGGCGCTGGGCCTGGCGACGCTGGCCAGCTTCCATGATCTGAACCTGGCGGCGGCCTTCTGCGACCGCCTCTGCGTGCTCGACCAGGGCCGTCTGGTGGCCATCGGCACGCCCGCTGAGGTGCTCACTGCCGAGTTGCTGCAGCAGGTGTTCGGTGTGCAGGCGTTGGTCGATACCCATCCACTGGCGGGTCATCCGCGCATTACCTGGATCGTTTGA